A stretch of Arachis hypogaea cultivar Tifrunner chromosome 15, arahy.Tifrunner.gnm2.J5K5, whole genome shotgun sequence DNA encodes these proteins:
- the LOC140179158 gene encoding uncharacterized protein: MAAGNWLPFTNSLQISKIAVVGVAFVIFLVQTQKWQRHETHLRVQILAAIPFRLSVPAHRAFHYQGVHHRSASSFRLLAVNKHRLIFVSSAGNSGPALSTIGAPGGTSSRIISVGAYVSPAMAVGAHSVVESPYEEIEYTWSSRGSTIDGDLDVGISAPVAASTKSFTKI; this comes from the exons ATGGCAGCAGGAAATTGGCTGCCATTTACAAACTCGCTGCAGATTAGCAAGATAGCGGTGGTGGGTGTAGCG TTTGTTATCTTCCTCGTGCAAACACAAAAATGGCAAAGGCACGAAACACACCTCCGCGTGCAAATCCTTGCCGCCATTCCTTTCCGCCTGTCAGTACCAGCTCATCGCGCTTTCCATTACCAGGGGGTCCATCACCGATCAGCTTCTTCATTTAGATTACTG GCTGTAAACAAGCACCGTCTGATATTTGTTAGCAGTGCTGGTAATAGTGGGCCAGCATTGAGCACAATCGGTGCTCCTGGTGGTACATCTTCAAGAATCATCAGTGTTGGTGCTTATGTTTCTCCTGCTATGGCTGTTGGTGCTCATTCTGTTGTTGAATCTCCATATGAGGAAATTGAATACACTTG GTCTAGTCGAGGATCAACAATTGATGGAGACCTTGATGTCGGTATAAGTGCTCCTGTTGCTGCATCAACTAAAAGCTTTACTAAAATTTGA